TTTGCTTTTTTTGTTGGTTTATTTTATTTTTGGTTTTTTCTTGATTTTGTTTTTGGGGTGATGGTTTTTGTGTTTGCATAGCAGAAGGTTTTGGAAGGGGCATTTGGATGAGAGGTTGGGTGGGAGAATTTGGGTTGGGATTGTTTTTAGAGGCTAAGGTGGGGGGAGGAGCGCCACGATTGTGTTTGGATGGATCTTGAGAATGCCCTCTTTTGAGGATCAAAAGGTTACTTGCATTGATTTTTTCAAGATGAGGTTTTTGATTTTGGGTTAGTTTGTTGAGTCCATAAATAATGGCTAAAATCAATAAATGAATAAAAATAGACAAAACCAGCGCAACTATAAAACGTTTTTGTGAATTTTTATCTTGCATCTTTAATGATTCAATGATTGATTACTTTTTTTGATGGTATTCCAAAAATCATCATCAATTTTTGTTCTCTCTCCGGTAGTCTCAAGATTTATTTCACCCACAAGTAGATTTTGTTTATTGTTTAAAAGTAAAATATAGCCGTAATTTTTAATTTGGAATAAAACAAGTTTATTGTGATTGTCGATATTTTTTGTAGATAAGATATGGAGAGATGAAGTGGGAATTAAGGTTGTTTTTTTAAGGGTATTAGGGTTGATTTTTTTTCTAAGAATCAATAATACAAGGATTAAAATTGCCATAACCGCTAAAACAATCCAATATTGATAATCTTGGGGGATTGGGGATGAATTTTTAGATAAATTTATTGGGCTGGATTTGATAAGGGTAGGTTGGGTTATGAGTGATTTTACATTGTCAATTGTTTGTATAGGAAGAAAACGAAGCCTTAGGGTATAGCCATCTCTTGATTTTGCTGCTTGGATTTTGAAAGATTTACTGCTTTTTGGAATGATATAAATGTCTTTTTTATTAGAAAAAATTTCTAAAGACTCTAACAAAGAAGAATTAATTTTTTTTTCCCATTTTTGTTTTAAATAAGTATCTTTAAGCACGATGATTTTATTGCCTTCAATTTTGAATTCTTGAGGGTTAGACGAGAATTTTTTATCTGAAAAAAGGAGTAAATCTACCCCATCTTTTCTATTAAAAACTTCAATTTTTTTAATAATAGCCCCTTGAGCGAGCAATACACTAATAATTAGCATCCATAATATTTTTTTCATAAGAAAACTAAAAATCCTTAGTCAAATAATAGACAATAGCATTGGAATCTAAAATTTCATTTAATCGGATAGCAAGATTTTTCTCATAAACCATTACTTCTCCTTTTCCAATTATTCTGCCATTTACAAAAGTATCCACGCTTTCTCCGGCAGGTTTTTGCAAGTCAATGATAGATCCTTTTTCAAATTTTAAAATTTCATTTAACGGAATTTTTGTAGTCCCTAATTCTGCTGTAAAAGTAACTTCCATATCTAACAAACCTTCATAATTGCTCATCAAATCTTCCAGATAAGTTGCCAGATCAATATCTTTTTGAGTATGGATTTTTTGTTTGTCCAAGATAGATTTTTCTTTTTCGCCCATGTTGCTAACCTTTAAAAGAGATAATTTTTGTTTTAAATATCTTTGCTCATAACTTTACTTCATAGAAATAAGTAGGATTTTTTAAATATAAATTCCTTCTTGATGAATGAAAACACTTCATTCATTATACCTAAAAATTTTCTTTATGTGGGTTTGAAATTGTTTTTTGAAACGCAAAACTCTTGGACAAAACAGCTTTGGCAATCAGGTTTTATTGCTTTGCAGATGTATCTTCCAAAGAGGACAAAAGCTTGATGTAAGATGCTCAAATCTGTTTTAAAAATTTTTATCAAATCTTGTTCGGTTTGTAACGGGGTTTTTGATCTGCTGAGTCCTAATCTATGGGAAGTTCGAAATACATGGGTGTCGACTGCCATATAATTGGCTTCAAAATATTCAATCAAAACAACATTGGCAGTTTTTTGCCCTACACCTGCGAGTGTTTTGAGATCTTCTTGAGTGGTTGGGATTTTGCCATCAAATTTTTCCATCACTTGCTTGGCCATTTTGATAAGATTTTGGGCTTTATTGTTGAAGAATGAAACGGATTTGATAAATTCCTTGAGTTCATCTATATGGGCATTTGCCAATATAGAGGGCATTGGATACTTGGCAAAAAGAGCAGGAGTTACAATATTTACCCTTTTGTCTGTGCATTGAGCAGAGAGTATCACAGCAACCAGAAGTTCATAAATATTTTGATATTTAAGTTCTGTTTTTGGATTTGGATAATGTTGTAAAAATCGTTTTTTTATTTCAGAAACTTTTTGTTTCTTATTCACTTGGAGATGTGCTCCACTTGGATATGTTTAGCCTCATAATCACGCAATGCTATTTGAGATTGATTGATGATAACAGCAAGGGTAGATTTTTTTGTAGAAGCATATAACAGCGTAACAATTGCATCTTGAGTGATACCAAAGGATATGAAACGATTTCTAAGGGCATCATCACAAAAATGAATACTCTTAATTTTGTAGGGCTCGCCCTTCTGACATTGATCTAGTGTCATTTTTACTCCTTTTGCAAAAATATAAAATTAATATCTTCTATTATAGCATTGAATATTAAAACGATTCTTTATTTCATTTCTTTTTTGATCTCATCTACGATAATATCAATAGGTGTAAAAACTCGTCGTAAAATATTAAATGGCGCTTTGATGGCATCTTGGGCAAGTGTAATTTGCGTTTTTGGATTTTCTAGTGTGCCATTAACGATGACATTTGTAGATATTTTTCCTTCATCTCCCAATATTAAATACCCTACAATAGGTATTTTGTTGAGAATATTGCTGAGATTTTTAATAGTTGAGATCGTGAGATTCATATTGATTTCATCAGATCCTAACTCAACAATACCATTTCCATTAATATCCATTGAACTTCCAATAAGATTAATGTGTTCAAAACCAATGTATTTAGAATTGATGGCAAATAAAATACTGCCTTTTTGAATCTCATAACCGTCAATACCTAAATTAGGATTTTTAAAAACTATGAGGGAGGGAATAGTATCAATAAGATTAATAAGATTTTGTAAAATTGCAAAATCTTTAAAAAGTGTGTTTTGCAGTTTTAGCTCCCCATTAAAAACATCATCCTTATATGCTCCTATAAGGGTATAAAGACCTCCTCGAATAATATTTTTTTTCAAGATTTTATTGACAAAATCTCCACTAAAATTATTTGCTCGGACAAAAATATTATTGTGGATAATATCTAAATTAAGCACTCCATTTTTGTAAGTGCCATCAACGCCTATCCTACCATCACGCAATCTAAAATTAATGGTATCTAGAGGGATTTGATAATTTTTATAAGTGATGGTCATGTTATTAGCTTCAATATTGCTCATAACAGGGGCAATATTATGAAGTCGTTCATATCGTCTTTTTTCATTAATAAAACGAGTTTCTTCTTCGATTTGAGAATATGTAAATTTAGCTTGATTGGAATCTGCTAACATCTCTTTAATGGCAGGTATATCGCTTTTTAGAAATTCATCAAGATTAAAATCAAGATTTTTAAAAGTAATCTGTTGTTGATCTTCTTTGGTGGCTAATAAAATATTTTTATCTGTTGAATAAGCAGATATTCCATCTTTGTTTGCTGTTCCTGTGAGTGAAATTTCAGTAAGTTTTTGAGCATTTTTTTCATAAATAGGCAAGTTTAAATTTGAGAGATGAATGCTAAAATTGATATTTTCAAAATCATGAGTGTCGGCAGTGATATCTCCATTTTTAATTGCCAAATACTGCATTAATGGAGAGTAGGGATAGAATTTATTGAGATTATCGGCTTTTATAGTATAAAGATTATTTTGAATAATAGCTTGTATTTGAAATTCCGGAATCACAAGGGAAATAAAATCAGGATTTGAAAAATCAACACTAAAATCAAGTGTAGGTAAGTTATCGCTTGTGGCATAAAAAATATCTTTTGTGAATTTGTTTTTGACTTGAGCTTTGAGGGCATCAATAATTTTTCTTTTGATAACTTCATGAGGAGATTTTTGTATAGGGATGGAGGGGGTTGTTTGGTATCCTTGTTCGGTTGAGGGTTGGTTTGATGGCTTGAGTTCTTCTTGAGATGTTTTTGTGGGATTTTTATCTTTAGAATTTTTCAGAGTATTTTCATTTTGTGTTGTTTGTGAAATAGGTTTGGATGACTCTTTATAAGGTTGGGTATTGATGTCATTGTTTGTATTGATTTGAAGTTTGTGGATTGTTGTATGTGCTTGTAGATTTTTCTTATCCAAATCAAGCGTTATGTCTGTATCCATATTTGCTATATTTTGATATTTGGTGTTTTGTGTGCGGATATAGACATATTTATATTCAGGAGTAATATCCAGTGATATGTTTGCTTCTTGGGTTTGTAGGGGGATTTTATAAAGAGAAAAATTAGTTTTTTGTGTATGGATAAGTCCTTTGACGCTGATAATCGGATCTGAATTTTGTAAAAATTGCAGAGAAAGGTTAAGATGAACATTTGCAGGAGATTGAAGAGTGTCTATAGGTAATTCGATGTCATAAGCGCTCAAAAGATCTCTAAGCGAAGGCTGATAAAAGGCTTGTTTGGAGACGATGTTAATATCAAGCTTGGGGGATTCTAATAAGTTAGAGAGGACAATATCAGATCCATCAAGTTGCATATTATCATAAACAGGATTTTCAAGAGCGATAAAAATTTTTTCTTTTTGCAATTTTAATACTGCTTGAGTAGCTGTTATAGGCTTAAGATTATTTTCCAGATAGATTTGAGGATTTTTTATATTTATTTCAAGCTTGGCACTTTGAATAAGGCTTGGTAAAAAATCTTCTTTATTAAGTACTACACGCATATCTGCAGAGTTAATTCGAATATCTGAAAATTTAATTTTTTCAAATATCCATGCTTGCAAATCTGCATCAGAAATTTTTTCTAAATAAGGTTTTAGAAAGCCAATATTTTTGATTTGTGAGGTTTTTGCTTTAAGGTTGAGAACTTTTAGATTGGTGATACCTTGCAGATAAAGTTTATCATTTTGTGCATCTAGAGGTGAAATGATAAGATTAAATCCTAATTTTCTGGTTTGTGTAGAATAAACTATAG
The DNA window shown above is from Helicobacter sp. 11S03491-1 and carries:
- the fliN gene encoding flagellar motor switch protein FliN, with protein sequence MGEKEKSILDKQKIHTQKDIDLATYLEDLMSNYEGLLDMEVTFTAELGTTKIPLNEILKFEKGSIIDLQKPAGESVDTFVNGRIIGKGEVMVYEKNLAIRLNEILDSNAIVYYLTKDF
- a CDS encoding AsmA-like C-terminal domain-containing protein, translated to MLDIGKLDLSQYLKTPSKQTLDIETFTDNIKYGIWGISYFQKLTIKQIILDKDNQASVIYDGKQYILEFPNIQAKFDIQDNNNKDINLRILNLVFKKIGIQTDGSIVYSTQTRKLGFNLIISPLDAQNDKLYLQGITNLKVLNLKAKTSQIKNIGFLKPYLEKISDADLQAWIFEKIKFSDIRINSADMRVVLNKEDFLPSLIQSAKLEINIKNPQIYLENNLKPITATQAVLKLQKEKIFIALENPVYDNMQLDGSDIVLSNLLESPKLDINIVSKQAFYQPSLRDLLSAYDIELPIDTLQSPANVHLNLSLQFLQNSDPIISVKGLIHTQKTNFSLYKIPLQTQEANISLDITPEYKYVYIRTQNTKYQNIANMDTDITLDLDKKNLQAHTTIHKLQINTNNDINTQPYKESSKPISQTTQNENTLKNSKDKNPTKTSQEELKPSNQPSTEQGYQTTPSIPIQKSPHEVIKRKIIDALKAQVKNKFTKDIFYATSDNLPTLDFSVDFSNPDFISLVIPEFQIQAIIQNNLYTIKADNLNKFYPYSPLMQYLAIKNGDITADTHDFENINFSIHLSNLNLPIYEKNAQKLTEISLTGTANKDGISAYSTDKNILLATKEDQQQITFKNLDFNLDEFLKSDIPAIKEMLADSNQAKFTYSQIEEETRFINEKRRYERLHNIAPVMSNIEANNMTITYKNYQIPLDTINFRLRDGRIGVDGTYKNGVLNLDIIHNNIFVRANNFSGDFVNKILKKNIIRGGLYTLIGAYKDDVFNGELKLQNTLFKDFAILQNLINLIDTIPSLIVFKNPNLGIDGYEIQKGSILFAINSKYIGFEHINLIGSSMDINGNGIVELGSDEINMNLTISTIKNLSNILNKIPIVGYLILGDEGKISTNVIVNGTLENPKTQITLAQDAIKAPFNILRRVFTPIDIIVDEIKKEMK
- the nth gene encoding endonuclease III: MNKKQKVSEIKKRFLQHYPNPKTELKYQNIYELLVAVILSAQCTDKRVNIVTPALFAKYPMPSILANAHIDELKEFIKSVSFFNNKAQNLIKMAKQVMEKFDGKIPTTQEDLKTLAGVGQKTANVVLIEYFEANYMAVDTHVFRTSHRLGLSRSKTPLQTEQDLIKIFKTDLSILHQAFVLFGRYICKAIKPDCQSCFVQEFCVSKNNFKPT
- a CDS encoding FeoA family protein; the encoded protein is MTLDQCQKGEPYKIKSIHFCDDALRNRFISFGITQDAIVTLLYASTKKSTLAVIINQSQIALRDYEAKHIQVEHISK